One genomic window of Candidatus Kuenenia stuttgartiensis includes the following:
- the ltrA gene encoding group II intron reverse transcriptase/maturase: MGDLQAIPKSQMSDDERVRDFQRKLYRKAKQEEGFRFYVLYDKVRMLHFLREAYKRCKSNGGSAGADGITFEDVESYGVEKFLGEIIEELENKTYEPQPVLRVYIPKTNGKTRPLGIPVIKDRVVQMSVKLVIEPIFEADFEDSSYGFRPGRSAGDAVRKIKEKLREGKTEVFDADLSSYFDTIPHKELLLLIGMRISDKNVLHLIKMWLKAPVIEEGKPGGGRKNKIGTPQGSVISPLLANIYLHMLDKAVNRENGVFYKYGITIIRYADDWVLMAKRIPREALDYLNRLLKKLKLSLNEDKSKIVKAEEESFDFLGHTISFSEDLFGRKHKKYWNIEPSRKSQKKVREKIGNYLKSNGHKAAEKVANELNAITRGWINYFTIKGVTYPNKAKRDLRYYLFRRLTRYYKRKSQRRSKLYNRGAFKELVNRY, encoded by the coding sequence TTGGGAGACCTACAAGCAATACCGAAATCGCAAATGAGCGATGATGAAAGAGTCCGAGACTTTCAGCGTAAACTATATCGAAAAGCCAAACAGGAAGAAGGATTTCGCTTTTATGTATTGTATGACAAGGTGAGAATGTTGCATTTTTTGAGAGAGGCGTACAAGCGCTGCAAATCCAATGGAGGAAGCGCCGGGGCAGACGGGATTACATTTGAAGATGTGGAGTCATACGGGGTGGAGAAGTTTCTTGGAGAGATAATAGAGGAACTTGAAAACAAAACCTACGAACCACAGCCGGTACTGAGAGTGTACATACCTAAAACCAACGGTAAGACACGACCATTGGGAATCCCTGTGATAAAAGACAGGGTAGTGCAGATGAGTGTAAAGCTTGTAATAGAGCCGATATTCGAAGCAGACTTTGAAGATAGCTCCTACGGATTCCGACCGGGACGTTCAGCGGGCGATGCTGTGAGGAAAATCAAAGAAAAACTGCGAGAAGGGAAAACAGAGGTATTTGACGCAGACCTGAGTTCTTATTTTGACACAATACCGCACAAGGAATTGTTACTGTTAATAGGGATGAGGATAAGCGACAAGAACGTACTGCACTTGATAAAAATGTGGTTAAAAGCACCGGTGATAGAGGAAGGCAAACCAGGAGGCGGGAGGAAAAATAAGATAGGAACACCGCAGGGAAGCGTAATATCACCATTATTAGCAAACATATATCTGCACATGCTCGACAAAGCAGTCAATAGAGAGAATGGGGTTTTCTATAAGTATGGGATAACAATCATACGTTATGCGGATGATTGGGTATTGATGGCAAAGCGAATACCTCGTGAAGCATTAGACTATCTCAACAGGTTGTTAAAGAAGTTAAAGCTGAGTCTTAACGAGGATAAGAGTAAAATAGTAAAAGCTGAAGAAGAGAGCTTTGACTTTCTCGGACATACCATATCCTTCTCAGAAGATTTGTTTGGTAGGAAACACAAGAAATACTGGAACATAGAACCAAGCAGGAAATCACAGAAGAAGGTTAGGGAAAAGATAGGAAACTACCTAAAGAGCAATGGGCATAAAGCGGCGGAAAAAGTAGCTAATGAACTGAATGCAATAACAAGAGGATGGATAAATTACTTCACAATAAAGGGAGTAACGTATCCAAACAAGGCGAAAAGAGACCTACGATATTATCTTTTCAGGAGATTAACGAGATATTATAAGAGGAAAAGTCAGCGCAGGAGCAAGCTCTATAATCGAGGAGCGTTTAAGGAATTAGTCAATAGATATTGA
- a CDS encoding CsgG/HfaB family protein, whose product MNSRQSAVSSQQIADWRLEIADCEQPLFFITHLEVFVYRRISVSIIFLILLSGCISSPKITRYSGLSYNKSEELRVTHLQRVLLLPFEYTIDREAVIDEIAEAFSVELRKIGRFEVVVLEGKAKMLSENKIWDKGSINLNTVLQLRKKYDVDAIVFGAITHYRPYEPMLLGVKAGMVSTDTGTVLWSADGVYDSNENEVAELVKYYFESTHQKSALYGWKLILLSMRRYSQFVANQITKTLLY is encoded by the coding sequence GTGAACAGTCGGCAGTCGGCAGTCAGCAGTCAGCAAATTGCAGATTGGAGATTGGAGATTGCGGATTGTGAACAGCCACTATTTTTTATAACGCATCTGGAGGTGTTTGTGTATCGTAGAATCAGCGTAAGTATCATATTTTTAATCCTTCTTTCCGGTTGTATAAGCAGCCCTAAAATTACCCGGTATTCAGGATTGAGTTATAACAAATCCGAAGAATTAAGAGTAACCCATTTGCAACGGGTATTGCTTTTGCCCTTTGAATACACCATCGACCGGGAAGCCGTTATCGATGAAATTGCAGAGGCATTTTCTGTAGAGCTGAGGAAAATAGGCAGATTTGAAGTTGTTGTACTTGAAGGAAAGGCAAAAATGTTATCGGAAAATAAGATATGGGATAAAGGGTCTATCAATCTCAACACTGTATTGCAATTAAGGAAAAAATACGACGTTGACGCCATTGTTTTTGGCGCCATTACTCACTATCGTCCCTATGAACCAATGCTGCTTGGTGTTAAAGCAGGAATGGTTTCCACCGATACCGGCACAGTTTTATGGAGCGCGGACGGTGTATATGACAGCAACGAAAATGAAGTCGCAGAACTGGTAAAATATTACTTTGAAAGCACCCACCAAAAAAGCGCTCTCTACGGCTGGAAGCTTATCCTGCTTTCCATGAGACGTTATTCTCAGTTTGTCGCCAACCAGATTACAAAGACGCTATTATATTAA
- the thiE gene encoding thiamine phosphate synthase, whose product MKNSTIKYKKRFSDVLLYVIISPTLVRKNGGNILQEVIRGGADAVQLREKTMPDNEFLAIAKDFREITGQTNTLFIINDRAKIAGKVNADGLHIGQTDMNINNARKIIGNDKIIGRSTHNIFQARLAEQEGADYISVGPLFYTATKSHEPPVGLRYLQQVRQEISLPFVVIGGITANNAAEIIQAGGNRIAICSAIICSENITQATRTLKDLLVKNNPFSGQEKKLPL is encoded by the coding sequence ATGAAGAATAGTACGATAAAATATAAAAAAAGATTTTCGGATGTCCTCCTGTATGTCATAATAAGCCCCACGCTGGTACGGAAAAACGGAGGAAACATCCTGCAGGAAGTTATCCGGGGTGGCGCAGATGCGGTACAACTCAGGGAAAAAACAATGCCAGACAATGAATTCCTTGCCATTGCAAAAGATTTCAGGGAAATAACCGGACAAACAAATACACTATTTATCATAAATGACCGGGCGAAAATCGCCGGAAAAGTAAATGCAGATGGATTACATATCGGGCAGACAGATATGAACATCAATAACGCACGCAAAATCATTGGAAATGACAAAATAATCGGACGCTCCACACACAACATATTCCAGGCACGCCTGGCAGAACAGGAAGGCGCTGACTATATTAGCGTTGGTCCCTTATTTTATACCGCCACAAAATCCCATGAGCCCCCCGTAGGCCTACGCTATTTGCAGCAGGTACGTCAGGAAATTTCTCTTCCTTTTGTAGTGATTGGCGGCATTACCGCCAACAACGCGGCTGAAATAATACAGGCGGGCGGAAACAGGATTGCTATTTGTTCTGCAATTATTTGCAGTGAAAATATAACGCAGGCAACACGCACCCTTAAAGACCTCTTAGTCAAAAATAATCCCTTTTCAGGACAGGAGAAAAAATTGCCTTTATAA
- the purF gene encoding amidophosphoribosyltransferase — translation MGYIKEHCGLFGVYGCEDAVEKVYYGLYSLQHRGEESAGIASTDGKDIICRKGMGLISDALDARMLKFLKNPVAIGHVRYSTFGSSNIENAQPMLVDYYRGKVAIAHNGQLTNAKKLRDEFEGNGSIFHTTSDTEVIVHLMAKPSVSRQSGLPGVLNQLKGAFSLLILTPNEMIGVRDPYGFRPLSLGKLNNGYVFASETCALDQIGAEYVRDVQPGEIVSISKGGLRSEFYSNQKKHAFCIFELVYFSRPDSSVYGESVHLFRKKLGAKLTEESPVDADVVISVPEGGNSAAIGYSHAASIPFDRGFIRNHYVGRTFILPQQDMRHRFVELKLNPLKETVAGKRVIVIDDSIVRGTTSKSRFGLLRKAGAKEIHARISCPPHRHPCYYGIDFQQKGELIAANKTVEETRKFLNVESLSYLSVEGMMSCTTQPRQNFCNACFTSDYPTNVNEEMDNVTDSFSVDEAERLSRCVIK, via the coding sequence ATGGGTTACATAAAAGAACATTGTGGTTTGTTTGGTGTTTACGGCTGTGAAGATGCTGTTGAGAAGGTGTATTATGGGTTATATTCTTTACAGCACCGTGGGGAGGAAAGCGCCGGGATTGCCTCAACGGATGGCAAAGATATCATTTGCCGTAAAGGAATGGGGTTGATCAGTGACGCCCTGGATGCCCGTATGCTTAAATTCTTAAAAAACCCCGTTGCGATCGGGCATGTGCGATATTCTACTTTTGGTTCGAGCAATATTGAAAATGCACAGCCTATGCTGGTGGATTATTATCGGGGGAAAGTGGCAATTGCCCATAATGGACAATTGACTAATGCAAAAAAACTGCGGGATGAGTTTGAAGGAAATGGGTCGATATTCCATACAACTTCTGACACTGAAGTAATTGTGCACCTGATGGCGAAGCCTTCGGTTTCAAGGCAAAGCGGGCTGCCAGGCGTATTAAATCAACTGAAAGGGGCATTTTCATTGTTGATTTTAACCCCAAATGAGATGATTGGAGTACGTGATCCGTATGGCTTCAGGCCGCTTTCTTTGGGAAAACTTAATAACGGATATGTTTTTGCTTCTGAAACATGTGCCCTTGACCAGATCGGCGCAGAATACGTTCGGGATGTGCAGCCGGGGGAAATAGTCTCTATAAGTAAAGGCGGCCTTCGCAGTGAATTTTATAGTAATCAAAAAAAACATGCCTTCTGTATATTTGAATTGGTGTATTTTTCCCGACCCGATAGCAGCGTGTACGGGGAAAGCGTCCATTTGTTCCGTAAGAAATTAGGCGCGAAGCTTACGGAAGAGTCGCCTGTTGATGCTGACGTGGTAATTTCCGTGCCGGAAGGGGGAAATTCCGCAGCAATTGGATATTCGCACGCCGCATCAATACCTTTTGACAGAGGTTTTATCAGAAACCATTATGTTGGAAGGACTTTCATCCTGCCTCAGCAAGATATGAGACATCGTTTTGTCGAGCTGAAATTAAATCCGCTGAAAGAGACAGTGGCTGGGAAACGTGTTATTGTAATAGATGATTCGATTGTGCGGGGTACTACCTCGAAATCCAGGTTTGGTTTATTAAGAAAAGCAGGTGCGAAGGAAATACACGCGAGGATTAGTTGTCCGCCCCACAGGCATCCCTGTTATTATGGAATTGATTTTCAGCAAAAAGGCGAACTTATTGCAGCCAATAAAACGGTTGAAGAGACAAGAAAATTTTTGAATGTAGAGAGCCTGAGTTATCTTAGCGTGGAAGGAATGATGAGCTGTACCACACAGCCGAGGCAGAATTTCTGCAACGCTTGTTTCACCAGTGATTATCCAACAAACGTTAATGAAGAAATGGATAATGTAACGGATAGTTTTTCCGTTGATGAAGCGGAAAGATTGAGCCGATGTGTAATTAAATAA
- a CDS encoding radical SAM/SPASM domain-containing protein, producing the protein MYFINPLYLVKGIFGRTFYIFPERPERIQIEITNRCNYSCGMCPRETFNLPEKDIPFDLFKHIIDRIDSRYNVTLTGWGEPLLHPQLMEMIAYTKNKGHKVGLTTNGLLLAQYTEKFIEIRLDKLTISLDSIDDESGAKEGHPSSKVVQKNIESLVKLRGTKPIPVVTIQITMHDEKQCLDAVRLAGEIGADRVYLIRLNMPMDKSGFKRPGLKEELEIYEKSEQIASEYGLQVDNNYTAFDNILFRFLYKKMRPAMYRFDKYCPKPYDYLYINIDGRVTPCCDLPRHEVGNILKEDIDEIWNSENMQYFRKNQNDICGNCDALRLKQIG; encoded by the coding sequence ATGTATTTCATAAATCCCCTCTATCTGGTAAAAGGTATATTTGGCAGAACATTTTATATCTTTCCGGAACGACCGGAACGTATTCAGATAGAAATTACCAACCGCTGTAATTATAGCTGCGGTATGTGCCCGAGAGAGACATTCAACCTGCCGGAAAAAGACATTCCTTTTGACCTCTTTAAACATATCATTGACAGGATTGATTCCCGTTATAACGTTACGCTTACCGGCTGGGGAGAACCTTTGTTGCATCCGCAATTAATGGAAATGATTGCCTATACAAAAAACAAAGGGCATAAAGTCGGATTAACGACGAATGGTTTATTGCTGGCGCAATATACAGAAAAATTCATAGAAATACGGTTAGATAAACTTACCATTTCGTTGGATAGTATCGATGATGAATCTGGCGCAAAAGAGGGACATCCGTCCAGCAAGGTAGTGCAAAAGAATATAGAGTCGCTTGTTAAACTGCGGGGTACAAAACCCATTCCTGTTGTTACCATACAAATTACCATGCACGATGAGAAACAGTGTTTGGATGCCGTTCGTTTGGCGGGAGAAATTGGCGCAGACCGTGTTTATTTAATACGGTTAAATATGCCTATGGATAAAAGCGGTTTTAAAAGGCCTGGCTTAAAAGAAGAACTGGAAATTTATGAGAAATCGGAGCAAATAGCCAGTGAATATGGATTACAGGTGGACAACAATTATACCGCATTTGACAATATTTTGTTCCGTTTCCTCTATAAAAAAATGCGTCCGGCAATGTACCGGTTTGATAAATATTGCCCTAAGCCATATGATTACTTGTATATTAACATTGACGGCAGGGTTACGCCATGCTGCGACCTTCCCAGGCATGAAGTCGGCAATATTTTAAAAGAAGACATTGACGAAATCTGGAATAGTGAAAATATGCAGTATTTTCGCAAAAACCAGAATGATATTTGCGGCAATTGTGACGCATTGCGGCTGAAACAAATTGGATAA
- a CDS encoding DUF4258 domain-containing protein: MSKIQKIRQKIIDKDYYISSHAEDEMLDDKLERADIKNAILKGKIVKKFTEDVRGTRYRIEGTARDDRIIHIICRYREDGSLIIITAYALTEEI; the protein is encoded by the coding sequence ATGTCTAAAATACAAAAGATACGGCAGAAGATTATTGATAAGGACTATTACATCTCATCCCATGCTGAAGATGAAATGTTAGACGATAAATTGGAACGTGCAGATATTAAGAATGCTATTCTTAAAGGGAAGATTGTAAAGAAATTTACAGAAGATGTAAGGGGGACAAGGTATCGAATAGAAGGAACTGCCAGAGACGATAGAATAATTCATATCATTTGTAGGTATAGAGAAGATGGCAGCCTTATTATAATAACGGCATATGCTTTAACGGAGGAGATATGA
- a CDS encoding YgiT-type zinc finger protein yields MICEFCKGNTVKKKVKRQHWLHGKLYIVENVEAEVCPECGERYFHAKVLDEIDHLLEKEHDVKERINVEVVSL; encoded by the coding sequence ATGATATGTGAATTTTGTAAAGGCAATACGGTAAAGAAAAAAGTAAAAAGGCAACACTGGCTTCATGGCAAGTTATATATTGTAGAAAATGTTGAGGCTGAGGTTTGTCCTGAGTGCGGTGAGCGTTATTTCCATGCTAAGGTTCTCGATGAAATAGACCACCTTCTTGAAAAGGAACATGACGTAAAAGAACGAATAAATGTGGAAGTCGTTAGCCTATAA
- a CDS encoding DUF433 domain-containing protein: MEIATRIGVDEKVRFGKPVITGTRVPVDLILGKLAGGMTYE, translated from the coding sequence GTGGAAATAGCCACAAGAATTGGTGTCGATGAGAAAGTGCGTTTTGGTAAACCTGTCATTACAGGGACACGAGTTCCTGTTGATCTTATCCTCGGTAAATTGGCAGGGGGGATGACTTACGAATAA